Below is a genomic region from Octopus bimaculoides isolate UCB-OBI-ISO-001 chromosome 29, ASM119413v2, whole genome shotgun sequence.
agtaaaaacctacaggattggtccctagagcagtggaaNNNNNNNNNNNNNNNNNNNNNNNNNNNNNNNNNNNNNNNNNNNNNNNNNNNNNNNNNNNNNNNNNNNNNNNNNNNNNNNNNNNNNNNNNNNNNNNNNNNNNNNNNNNNNNNNNNNNNNNNNNNNNNNNNNNNNNNNNNNNNNNNNNNNNNNNNNNNNNNNNNNNNNNNNNNNNNNNNNNNNNNNNNNNNNNNNNNNNNNNNNNNNNNNNNNNNNNNNNNNNNNNNNNNNNNNNNNNNNNNNNNNNNNNNNNNNNNNNNNNNNNNNNNNNNNNNNNNNNNggaggatctgtgatgatctggggggctatatcttggaaatccaccagcccaatggtttcacttcatggcagaattaatagtcaagactatttaagcattgtatctaatcaaattcatcctatggttgcggaactgtttccggagggaaatgcaatttttcaggatgataatgcaccaattcacacagctaaagttgttaccgaatggcacgaggaacattctagtgaagttgaacatcttatctggccactacagtccccacatctcaatattattgaaaatgtatggtgcattttagaagaaCAAGCAAGGTGTCAATATCCTCCACTATCGTCACTATAAGAACtgaagactgttttagctgaagaatggacaaaaattccttatgagtccatacctcttagaattcaagctgtaattactgccaaaggtggtcctaccccatattaaaatgaatttgtttgaaattttaaggtgttcccattattttatccaacccctgtgtgtgtatgaatgtacaacTAGTTATTCATATCAAGGTGTCTTAACTAAAATTTATAGACAGAAGCATACAAATGAATCCATCCTAAGTCCCCTTCCCTAACAAAATGTTCTAGATGCATTCTTGTTATATCCCTCACTCTCACCTCAGATAGATTGGCGCCATGCCTGGGGGTACATCCTCCTGGTGCTCTGTGTGTGCTGTTGTTGGGGTGTATATATGTTCCTTGTGTAAAACACTCAAggcaaatatatttaatcatcataagcatcatcatcctcaccccGTCATCACTACTTTTATCAAGGCCGTCATCACTATCAGTATgaccactatcatcaacatcgcTACAGTTATCATAGACACCATCATTACCTTAACcactattatcgtcatcatcctgACCACTACAAGTATCACCtccacaccaccatcatcattatcaccagcacTGCCatgccaccatcattatcattcccATTAGCataactattaccaccaccatcatcactatcattaccatcataacCCTCTctcccatcactatcatcatcatcatcatcatcgtccatgTGACCACTACTACCATCTATAGgctatcaccagcaccaccaccaccaccaccaccaccaccacaactgcctcTTCACCATCCAATGTTCATTCATTAGTTTAGCAACACTAGTTGCGTTTTAGTTAATTAAACCAAACTaattaacaaaagaataaatgaattaagCACTTAATTACAATCACTCTACTCAATACAAGTCatcgtaattattttattatttttcttggcCCCTTAATTGTTGCCTGTGACACTACTGTGTCATTAATTCCAATGTTGAGATCATTAGTATACTTTTAATTACTTTGATATTTGCAATCAGTGGCCCCTCTATCAAAAGTCGTTTCCATAGCAACTCTGTTGTTCCTTCTGTTCCTATGAGGCACTAGTCATCAGTAGCTTTCCTCCCCAGTCCTTGACTTTGGGTTGTCATTTCGGCTTTTCTCCAGTTGGGTCCCTGCTTTTTCAGCTCTACCTCAATATCCCACCTCACATATGTTTCCCTGAGGTAAGGCCTTCCTCCTCCACACTTTATtcttttgaattgtcattgatacttgtgtaattttcctttttttttatcggGTTTGTCTCTTTTCCCCCACACTGTTTCTCTTAAGCCCTTCACTCCCTCTGGAACAGAGGCTAGCAAAGACTTCTTTCCACAGTCCTCAACTCTGAACTGTCTTTTCTGCCTCTCTCCATTTGGATCCCTGCCATTTTCAGCTCTACCTCAATATCCCTCCTCACATGTTTCCCTGAAGGAAACCTTCCTCTCCCAGATCCTGGTTTTGAATTTTCATCAATGCTTTTgtaattttgcatattttcatcaGCCTTGTCTCCTTCCCCCAAACTCTTCCCCTTCTTAAACCCTTTGCTTCCTATTGAGCagagaacattggcaatttttctCCATcaggctcatgtgcgggcgacacatgaaatctttcgagcgggatcgttgccagtgcccctggactggctcatgtgcgggcgacacatgaaatctttcgagcgagattgttgccagtgcccctggactggctcatgtgcgggcgacacatgaaatctttcgagcgagattgttgccagtgcccctggNNNNNNNNNNNNNNNNNNNNNNNNNNNNNNNNNNNNNNNNNNNNNNNNNNNNNNNNNNNNNNNNNNNNNNNNNNNNNNNNNNNNNNNNNNNNNNNNNNNNNNNNNNNNNNNNNNNNNNNNNNNNNNNNNNNNNNNNNNNgtgacacatgaggtttctcgagcgagatgagcgtggccattgccagtaccgcctgactggcctttgtgcgggtggcacgtaaaagcacccactacactctctgagtggttggcattaggaagggcatccagctgtagaaactctgccaaatcagattggagcctggtgtagccatctggtttcaccaatcctcagtcaaatcgtccaacccatgctagcatggaaagcggacgttaaatgacaacgaTTCTCACTCTAGGTTGTTTTTCAAGAGAAGGGTTTCATTTCCCAgtcttggttttgaattgtcatcaatgcttaTGTAATTCTGCTTTATTTCTAAGTAGGTTTGTTGGCCCTATGCCAACCCATTTCTACCTCTGGGAAGAGGTCATCCATATTAGTCTGGTTTCCATCATTTGATCTGTCCAGTATAGGAGGACATCACCCTTCATTGATGTAGACCTCAGGGTTATTGTAAatacaaaaaccctaaccctacaaCAAGGACTTGTAAACTTGTAGAAGACAAATGATGTtgcaataattatattaatattgtttgttaatctcattgtggaggtgcatggcttagtggtcagggtgttggactcatggtcataagattgtggttttgattcctggactggacaacacattgtgtccttgaacaaaacacttcatttcacattgcattGTGTACttcatcatttcatgttgcttcagtccacacAGCTAGTAAGAATGAGcaatcctgtgatggactagcgtcccatccagggaggaatatatatgccagagaaaccaggCAAACCAGCCCTATGCTCCTTACTAACCCCTTaatctcattattattttattttttatcttttcaggtgtTTTCATTCCAATGGCTGCCGGTCAAGGAGGGGGCGGTGATGGAGGAACAGGCGGTGGTGGCAGCAACACAGGAACTGGAAGCAGCGCAGCCAGTGACCTGCCTGTCATTATCAAACAGCCGGATGATGTCTACTACGTGCTGAGGCACAAGCCGGCACTGGTCAGCTGTCATGTGAAGGGTGCCACTGACGTGCAATTCAAGTGCAGTGGACAGGTGGTGCCTTTACGCAGCATGTCCAAAGTGGAGGTGACAGACCCAAAAAGCGGGGACAAGTACTTGATCACCAGCATTGAAGTACCCCGTGAGGAGGTGGAGGCCTATTTTGGCAAAGATGATTACTCATGTAACTGCCATGCTTGGAACAGGAAGTCAAAGACAGCACCAGGCACAGCAGTAATCAGCAAGGAAGGTATTATCCGGAAGTCCTGTAAGTAAACCCTGCTAAACTATATAAAgatcggatctattttaaaacgggggccacatttttcattaatgttttacatagtgtttttggtaccgaaagactttcaaacttcgtatacttatctattttgtgttatagaacagaaaaatatttttgtattcgaatttatttcatgtaaaaaattgtcttatttcaataatttcaaccaatcactgacaagtattcagttgtttacatttactcctctggctgattaagcgatgtaaagcgtatttaatctccataccttcgttttatttgcttttttcattttaaatttgctttaaccctaaccctaaccctaaccctaaccctagggttagggttagggttagggttaattgtttcagaatcgtttgtttatgtagtcggcacttaatgtatatcggctgaatggacgtcagtgattggttgaaattacagaaatacgacaactttaacatggaataagttatagatttctttttttttttaagaagactaagagaaaaagatgttttatatgacacattctaccagtgttccaagtttcaaagtgtttcgtaaatgaaaaatgtggcccccgttttaaaaaagatcctaaagATCTGTACATGTCTGGAGTatatgttatgattattattattattttaagacagtgagctggcagacttgttatCAGGCTGGATGAAacgcttagtgatatttcatcttcttcattgttgcctttattgaactcataaagcaaaatatactgaaaatgctcctttgtcacttccattatagcgttgaaaaaataactgttaaaattgaactggaCTCTTCAAAATTTGCTCTAAGGATAAGTACAATCCCTACAGGTCTTCCTGGATGAATCTCATCATCTAGGCTGTACTTTCCAGCTTACAATTTCTGGAACCCCCTTTGacatttctggaaccaccattgaaaTTTTGTGAATGACAAAAGTTTGTCAACTTTTGGATAAAGGGATTACGACCTCCAATGTAGCTCCGTGGTGAATTGGTTTAATCTCCCTTTGAAACTGTGATCTAATTTCAGCATTAATGATTATGACTCCTATTATTCTTGCCTAGGATTTAAAAAGACATTGACTTTTGTGATTCTTAGATAACCTAACTCTTCAATTATACTTTTACTTTCTCTGTGTGTAAGAGAAATAGAGACTGAAATCTCATTTTGTGACCTTAAAATCTTTGTttactccattttcttcttttctcggTCTAGATCTAAAGAAAAGATTTTATCGTGAACCCATTAGCACCTTCGTGAAAGTAGAAGACACAACACAGTTAGAATGTCTGCCACCCGAAGGGGATCCAATGCCTGAAGTATGTAATCAATTccatattcttttaatatttccataCAGGATCCAGTCACTAACAACATTGCATTGAAATCGATTGATTTGCACAAGCACTACAAGAGAACTCTTTACTTGGTTGATGCATGGACAGCCATTTTtgtatcatcatcacaatctcaTCATCTGGTTGAGCTTGCTCAAACATTTTAAACCCACACACACCATCCATGTCAGTCCTGCATTAGTTGAGGGAAATCTTCATGTTCAGGTATGACCATGCTTTGGCATCCATAGCAGTAGGTCACTTTCCAATTCTTGTTTAGCTCACCAGCATCTGTCCGTTAGAATAGTGGAAACAAGCAGGAGCTctactacagctgtttcttggtggGATGAGTTCTCTGAaatatgtttcatcatcatcatcatcatcgtttaacgNNNNNNNNNNCTctgaaatatgtttaaaattgcataattatattcttgatgcattgttatatttttaatgactTGTCTTCTTTCATCAATCACTACACCTAATCCTTCCTCTTTCAGAAGTTGTCCCCCTGTTATTTCTTTTCTGCAGTTGTTGACTAGCAACAGTTAGGAACTGTTATAGTAACACGAATCTCACCAATCTCAAAAGACCTGCCCATGCTACGGCCTCTGCTTCTTTCTGCAGATTTTgctaataaaacaaaaagcatggcttttatctttcactcgtttcagtcacctgattgcagccatgctggagcactaccttgaagggttttagtcaaacagattgactccaggactttttttaaagcctagtacttatgctatcagtctattttgctgaatcgcttagttacagggatgtaaacacaccaagcaccagttatcaagcaccagcaggagacatacacacacacacacacacacacacacacacacacacacacacatacagatacatatataaatacatacatacatacatacatacatacNNNNNNNNNNNNNNNNNNNNNNNNNNNNNNNNNNNNNNNNNNNNNNNNNNNNNNNNNNNNNNNNNNNNNNNNNNNNNNNNNNNNNNNNNNNNNNNNNNNNNNNNNNNNNNNNNNNNNNNNNNNNNNNNCGCATGCaattggaaaacaagcttcttaccacacagtcacgcctgcacctatataactatatatatatcatcatttaacgtccgttttccatgctagcatgggctggacggttcgactggggtctgggaacccagggggctgcaccaggctccagtctgatctggcagtgtttctacaactggatgcccttcctaatgccaaccactacacacacatacacatgatgggcttcattcagtttcagcctaccaaatctactcacaaggctttggtcggcctgaggctatagtagaagacacttgcccaaggtgccacacagtgagacagaacccagaaccttgtggttggaaagcaaggttcttaccactcAGCCTCGTCTACACCTATGTCCATAGCTAGACAGTGACTTGGTTTAATCTGCCTTAAAACTGTAATCTTCCTAAATTGACATGAATAACTTGAAGTTTTGCATAAGTAACAATCATGGTactaatttatttgtttctgatATTCAAATCATTCATGCCAAGGCTTTAATAAGACATTCGTTACTTCTGCAGTTCTTAATTAACCAAACTCTGGTGACCACCATCTCTGTTATCTTAAACATCCTCCACAGTTTGCTAGACGGGGAATTAGTTTAAATCTTTTATGTCATTAATACAATTACATTCTTTCATGCTATAACTATTAGCCACATTGCAAGAGATGAGCTTTAATAGTCTGTTTCAATGATTAATATTAACGATAATTCCTCTGagacagatatatttttgtcaATGTATTTAATACTTTTGGCATAAACCATTTCAGATTCCTTAAGTAGTTCCACTGTTGCTACTAGTTTCTGATTATATTACTCTTGCAAAAGATTCCAAAGACATTCACTACTTTCACAAATTTTAAACCAAGTGTGTGAGttatcaccatcagcaacagcaacagcagcatcattatcataatttaaggTCCACTTTTCATTGTTTACAATGGATGAGATGGAATTTGTCAAGGCAGACTTTCTATCACCGGATGCCCTTCTTATCACCAATCTTGACCTGCTTCTAGGCAAAGTAATACTTCCAGACATGTTTATCGTGGAAGATTGTAAGTGAATAGCATTGCTTGAataacagtgatgctcatttacgacCACCAagtgatgtcaaaacaaatgtatataaatgtacacacacacaaccatgtacactcacgcacacatatacatgagttaGCACAAGCTGGAGAAAAACAGTATTTGAATACTGAAGGCAGGGCAATATGCTTTAATTACCACTACTGCCCAATGAGCAGGAAGATTTTGCAGCTTtcataaaagagtatatataNNNNNNNNNNNNNNNNNNNNNNNNNNNNNNNNNNNNNNNNNNNNNNNNNNNNNNNNNNNNNNNNNNNNNNNNNNNNNNNNNNNNNNNNNNNNNNNNNNNNNNNNNNNNNNNNNNNNNNNNNNNNNNNNNNNNNNNNNNNNNNNNNNNNNNNNNNNNNNNNNNNNNNNNNNNNNNNNNNNNNNNNNNNNacacacacacacacacacacacacaggcatggctgtgtggtaagaagcttccttccaaaCTACTTGATCCCAggatcaatcccactgtgtagatcttgggcaagtatcttctacaaagccttgtgagtggatttggtacatggatactgaaagaagctcatcatttatgtatatatatatatatgtgtgtgtgtgtgtgtgtgtgtctttttgtctttacatctccataacttagcaattcagcaaaaacaaCCAATACAATGAGTACTAGACTtgaaaaaaaagtcctggggttgatttgttcaactaaaacccttcatggtggtgcctcagcatggccacactcaaataactgaaaccagtaaaagatatatatatataaaccaaatgcCAGccttaatgtaaataaataataaacagacTCTGATAAAGTAGGGAAACAGTTTAACCCAGGAGAGAGAAATACCAAAGTCTTACTATTCCAAGAATCTTGCCAAAATTATAAGACTATACaataatattacagaaatattagACTAATTCCTCATCTAGATATTTTGGAAGCTGTAAATAGAGCAGGAGTGATgtagcaggcatggctgtggaggtaaagaagtttgcttttcagccatgtggttttgggttcagtcctactgcatggcatttgAGGTATTTGTTAGcccagagctattgtagaagacactttcctcaaatgccatgcagtaggactgaacccaaaaccacatagctgaaaagcaaacttctttacccccacagccatgcctgctacATCACTCCTGCTCTATTTACAGCTTCCAAAATATCTAGATGAGGAATTAGTctaatatttctgtaatattattGTATAGTCTTATAATTTTGGCAAGATTCTTGGAATAGTAAGACTTTGGTATTTCTCTCTCCTGGGTTAAACTGTTTCCCTACTTTATCAGaatctgtttattatttatttacattaaggCTGGCATTTAGTTTAGAAATCTAGAATTATATTTAGGAAACATTGAATCCTTGTAAACATTGAGAAgacaacctctgtgtgtgtgtatttgcctaagatgacatgcagtgggattgaacctgagaccatctgattgggaagcaaatgtcttaactACATAAGCATGCTTACATGCCATGTAAAAGAGtactggtgtgggtgctggtgacacgtaaaaggcacttgtgattatgccacataaaaaagcacccagtccactctgtaaagtgactgacattaggaaggacatccagccatagtaatcatgccaaagcagacctccccagtgctggtgccacataaaagcacccagtccactttgtaaattggttggcattaggaagggcatctagttgtagaaaccaagccaaaaacagACCATGGAATGTGTTGTGGCCTCTGGcattgccagttcctgtcaagctgtctaactcatgccagcatgggaaactgatattaaatgatgatgatgatgatacagttacaacaagcttctttcagtttccctgtaccaaatcctttcacaagacTGGTTGTTCCAGCATtgtatataatagaagacaattgtctcagatgccatgcattgggactgtaCCTGAAACCACACAATTCAGAAGTGAACTTCTTCACTACACAAGCTTGCCTTCATCTTGCTGTATGGTTGAATACTGCCCTGAAGATATTTTTGTCCCATTCTTGCTAGCATAGCAAGAGGAGGGGGgtccttatgatgatgatgatgctcagcTAGACTGTTTGCCAAATGCCTTCATCTGTTCACTGCGTCCGATATAGAAGTTTAGCCTACATACGAATGCTCTGATGAGGACCTACCCACTTCCTACCCCAAATGAGTTTTCCATAGACACATTGTCAGCCAAGATCTGTTGTTTACAAAGCAATCAAGAAGATgtttaaagtttatatttttctcagtttGAGGGAAGGGGGTTCCACATGGGTTTAGCACTTCAGAGAAGGGCTTGATGAGAATTCCTGATCTGTGCTACTGGTAGGGGCCAGGGGTGGGAGATCAGGGGTACTTAATGGTGGGGTGTCGGTAGTGGTGCTGCTTGGctggttgcatgtgtgtatgtggtgtgaggttgtgtgtatgtgtgtgctggtggtggtggtggtggtggtggtgtagtgctATAAGCATTTTTTGGTGTGTGAGttagtattgtgtgtgtatatgtctgagtgtgtttgtctgtatgtatgtgcacatgtatgctcatgcacacgtacacatatatattctcacacacatacatgtactgatagatatatatatatatatatatatatatatatatatatatatacatacataactatgcatttgaatacatacatttctatatctatgatgtatctatctatctatatatatgtgtgtatatatgtatgcatgtgtgtgtattcatatatgtaaatatacacacagatgtgtatgactatgcgaatatgtgtgtgtgtgtgtgtatatatatatatatatatatatatatacacacacacacatacatacatgtgtataaacacacacatcaatttgTGGCACCACCATGCCTCATTAACCCAGGAAATAATGGCAGATGAATGGTAGATGGGGGGGCATAGTAGTGGGTGGTATACAGTTACTGAAGGGGGGGTtggtaatagcagtagtagtaggtggtggtagtattgtgtTAGttatggtagcagtagtagtaatagtggtctGTGGTGGTGGGGTTGATATCATGTAACATATGTGGAGGAAATAGTACTAACAGTAGTGTAATAGTAGTTATAatctggtggtagtggtaatttTCTTGTAGTTGTAATGTAGGttctagtgatgatgatgatgatagcgttgGTAGGTTTTGTTGGTGTTCTACAGCTGCCCCACCCCCGCCTCATCATTAAAATCATTTACAAAACATAGATATTAGCTTTGTTTGGACATTTCCTGACTGTCTAAATTAATTAGTCGAAGAGTATTAATTTCAGTGTCAGAATAATGAGGACAATCCTTCTGGATCAAATCATGGTGATGACCATGAAAGACAAAAGCTAATGAAGACATATGGAAATgacctccagcatggccacagtcgaatgactgcaacaagtaaacaatgaaagatgaaagatatatggGAGCCTAAACAATGTCCCCCATAAATTAGCAGTCTGGTAAAAGCAATTCATTAAATTAGTACCAAGTCTTTAAgaaaagcactggggttgattcagtcaactacaaaattctttaaggtggtgttccagcatggccacagtataatggctgaaacaagtaaaagataaaagatactataTATCTAGTGCATTTAGGACTACATCATCAAATGTCTTGCATAGTAGTTAGTATTAATGgccatgtggaggtgcaatggcccagtgattagggcagcggactcgcggtcataggatcgtggtttcgattcccagaccgggcattgtgagtgtttattgagataaaacacctaaagctccccaAGGCTCCATCAGNNNNNNNNNNNNNNNggatggtggcgaaccctgctgtattctatcaccacaactttctctcactcttacttcctgtttctgttgttcctgtaattcaaagggtcagctttgtcacactgtgtcacgctgaatatccccgagaattacgtcaagagtacacgtgtctgtggagtgctcagccacttgcacgttaatttcacgagcaggctgttccgttgatcggatcaagtggaaccctcgacgtcaaaaccaacggagtgccaccatagttgttgttgtttattccaaGGTTAGTCCTGATGCAACAAACCTATTGTCAAatatgttccagctgtgaccaccccatcttttatccaaataatttattttacattaacagTAAAATGCAATTTGGGGCTAACTTGATTACTATTTCCAACTGTACAAGTGTTATCTATTGACATATAAGAAGCCATTATTCTTATCACagagtatgagtgtgtgaattTAATTCCCACTCTGTTTCAAAGTAATTTTCTTCATAATATCCATCACATCAATGATGTTTACTCTCTGATACAGTCAGAGGAGTACCATGAAATTTAAAGTCTGTTTCAGACTGAAACTACATAAATTCTGTTTTCCATAGCAGATGAGATGTGTTCTATATTTTAATTGTCCTTGCCTAGTAATTTTTTTCGTATCCAATTTGTTTttcacccatgcacacacacatatatatatatatatatatatataaacacacatacacacagatgcattgCTGTTTACTAacactgctaataataatgataataatattatgttatgtgttatGTTGTCTGTTACAGGTATTTTGGCTGAAGGATGGTCAGTTGGTAGACTTTGTGAAAGATGACAACCTCATTAATTCCCATGACAACAGTCTCATTATAAACCAGGCCCGTCTCTCTGATATGGGCAACTACACATGTGGAGCACAGAATCTTGCCAGCAAACGCCTTAGTGTGCCTGCAACGCTAACAGTCTTTGGTAAGgttcaataaattctttattcCAAAACACCTTCAGAgctcttacattttttttatcttgcaaatggttattattattattattattattattattattattattattattattattattaagagagcagtgcatgccatcaaattgcTCCTGGGGTacaagctcaatatacccatcatggctacctgtctgataagggtacaccagacacatgcatcacaacgatatgtgcacgacatggtgatctcgtatcaagataaacagcacatggccttgcatgtggggcccagtgagaattttcttcaggtcaagtagcccattctgctcaaagGGTCTCTGAActagatttgtttaaggatgatgaacaaaacacccatgtttccaggggtgaattattcaaactctaaagaatttttctcaacacatggctatgatgcttccccacaaCTCccgctcatgatcagagatgcacatatcgttagccatTAAGTGACATGTTCACCTGATTTAGGTCAAGTAACTGACTTGCAAATCTGCGAGATTgatcagaatatttgttgtaaccctcttttataccaagacaaaatatgtacatgttgatgcttccaatcatttaagatcagaaaccatgggAACCACTGCCtgttactgcatcagggcaattatttttactattactaCTTTTATTAGTATTACCAGAACGACTGCTTTTCAGGTAGTTTTCTGCCAATTGCTAAATATTCACGTATTTGATTCCCAATTTGTGTAATTTCTCTGATATCATCTACTTTTCCTTCATAttctatattcatattcatgtaaTTGCTCTCATTtg
It encodes:
- the LOC106869334 gene encoding netrin receptor UNC5B: MAFQNQKMELLHGNIIFYLLILWIFIHSGVFIPMAAGQGGGGDGGTGGGGSNTGTGSSAASDLPVIIKQPDDVYYVLRHKPALVSCHVKGATDVQFKCSGQVVPLRSMSKVEVTDPKSGDKYLITSIEVPREEVEAYFGKDDYSCNCHAWNRKSKTAPGTAVISKEGIIRKSYLKKRFYREPISTFVKVEDTTQLECLPPEGDPMPEVFWLKDGQLVDFVKDDNLINSHDNSLIINQARLSDMGNYTCGAQNLASKRLSVPATLTVFVNGGWSSWSQWTECSVKCGRGIQKRMRSCSNPSPLNGGMNCHGDTTQKTSCNALCPVQGAWSTWSSWSTCSPDCVHHRRRSCDNPEPTYGGQYCDGSDLDSNNCTSGMCRDGGIWSI